From Oculatellaceae cyanobacterium, a single genomic window includes:
- a CDS encoding glycosyltransferase family 4 protein gives MDKKLTDMLHFYLWFPELFCSTGGIQTYSNFLFKAFQKINPNFKYEVFLKNDAALESIKEKANIKWHFTGDWQGFFRTVVFASQVIGHGIYQRPDLVISSHLNFTVAAYWLKKIAGVPYWAVAHGVEAWNIENQGLKKALQDADQILAVSNYTRDRLLKEQNIDPSKIVILPNTFDAERFKINPKPKQLLKRYGLTLDQSIILTVARLASSEAYKGYDKILQALPEIRTKIPNVHYILVGKGSDRTRIETLITELDLQDCVTLAGFVPDEELCDHYNLCDVFAMPSLGEGFGIVYLEALACGKPTLGGNQDGAIDALCNGELGVLVNPDDIEDIAQSLIQILQGSYPNPLIYQPEVLRQKIIDYFGFDRFEETLANYLNEWILSSNSKK, from the coding sequence ATGGATAAAAAATTAACTGATATGCTTCATTTTTATTTATGGTTTCCAGAATTATTTTGTTCTACTGGCGGTATTCAAACTTATTCTAATTTTTTATTTAAAGCTTTTCAAAAAATTAATCCTAATTTTAAGTATGAAGTATTTTTAAAGAATGATGCCGCGCTAGAAAGCATTAAGGAAAAAGCGAATATAAAATGGCATTTTACTGGAGATTGGCAAGGATTTTTCCGTACTGTAGTTTTCGCGAGCCAAGTTATCGGACATGGAATTTACCAGCGCCCTGATTTAGTTATATCTAGTCATTTAAATTTTACTGTTGCTGCTTATTGGTTAAAAAAAATTGCTGGTGTTCCCTATTGGGCGGTTGCTCATGGTGTGGAAGCTTGGAATATTGAAAATCAGGGTTTAAAAAAAGCTTTGCAAGATGCAGATCAGATTTTAGCTGTTAGTAATTATACACGCGACCGCCTTCTCAAAGAACAAAATATCGACCCCAGCAAAATAGTTATTTTACCAAACACTTTTGATGCAGAGCGCTTTAAAATTAATCCTAAGCCTAAACAGCTATTAAAACGTTATGGATTAACGCTTGATCAATCTATAATTTTAACAGTAGCGAGATTAGCAAGTAGTGAAGCTTACAAAGGATATGACAAAATTTTGCAAGCTTTACCTGAGATTCGTACTAAAATTCCTAATGTTCACTATATCTTAGTTGGTAAGGGTAGCGATCGCACTCGTATTGAAACATTAATTACAGAACTTGATTTGCAAGACTGTGTAACATTAGCAGGATTTGTACCAGATGAGGAACTCTGCGATCATTACAATCTCTGTGATGTGTTTGCTATGCCAAGCTTGGGCGAAGGTTTTGGGATTGTATACCTGGAAGCATTAGCTTGTGGAAAGCCAACTTTAGGGGGAAATCAGGATGGCGCAATAGACGCTTTGTGTAATGGTGAGTTGGGGGTTTTGGTTAATCCAGATGATATTGAAGATATCGCACAATCTTTGATTCAAATTTTGCAAGGTAGTTATCCAAATCCTCTAATTTATCAACCGGAAGTTTTACGACAAAAAATAATTGATTATTTTGGCTTTGACCGTTTTGAAGAAACGCTTGCAAATTATTTAAATGAATGGATATTAAGCAGTAATAGCAAAAAATAA
- a CDS encoding glycosyltransferase: protein MKVLHIIPSVAPVRGGPSQAVLAMVKSLREQGIDAEIATTNDNGADLLNVPLHQLIEYQKVPVQFFPRFSPAISAVREFAFSGDLTQWLWQHIDDYQLLHIHAIFSYASTMAMAIARLKHIPYIVRPIGQLCEWSLQQSAQKKQIYLNLIEHANIDHSQALHFTSEQEKQETSQLCFKAPNFILPLGLSVPAQLPSARQKLRKLLKIADNQPVILFMSRLHPKKGLNYLIPALAKLTNLPFTFVLAGSGDTEYETEIDSLLQSTGMQQHTYRCGFVSGEMKQLLLQGADIFALTSHSENFGIAVLEALAAGLPVIVTPGVALASVIKKHQLGYVTELDEDKIASAIQSLLSDQNVVKQMSDRARQLILEEYTWEQIAGKLIAVYSAIINKQQII from the coding sequence ATGAAAGTGCTTCATATTATACCCTCAGTTGCACCAGTACGCGGTGGCCCTAGCCAAGCAGTTTTAGCAATGGTAAAATCATTGCGCGAACAAGGTATTGATGCAGAAATTGCTACAACTAATGATAACGGTGCTGATTTATTAAATGTCCCACTGCACCAATTAATTGAGTATCAGAAAGTTCCAGTGCAGTTTTTTCCTCGGTTTTCACCAGCTATTTCAGCAGTGCGAGAATTTGCTTTTTCTGGTGATTTAACTCAATGGTTGTGGCAACATATTGACGATTATCAGCTTTTACATATCCACGCCATTTTTTCTTATGCGTCTACAATGGCAATGGCGATCGCACGTTTAAAACATATTCCTTATATTGTCCGTCCTATTGGGCAATTGTGTGAATGGTCATTGCAGCAAAGCGCCCAGAAAAAACAAATTTACTTAAATCTTATAGAACACGCCAACATAGATCATAGTCAAGCATTACACTTCACTTCTGAACAAGAAAAGCAAGAAACATCTCAACTTTGTTTTAAAGCGCCTAATTTTATTTTACCACTTGGTCTTTCCGTACCAGCGCAATTACCATCAGCACGTCAAAAATTACGCAAACTACTAAAAATTGCAGATAATCAACCTGTAATTTTATTTATGTCTCGTTTGCACCCAAAAAAAGGTTTAAATTATCTCATTCCTGCTTTAGCAAAATTAACTAATCTTCCTTTTACTTTTGTACTTGCTGGTAGTGGAGATACCGAATATGAAACAGAGATTGATAGCCTTTTGCAATCAACTGGTATGCAGCAACACACCTATCGCTGCGGGTTTGTTAGTGGTGAAATGAAACAATTATTACTCCAAGGTGCGGATATATTTGCTCTTACTTCCCACTCAGAAAACTTCGGTATTGCAGTTTTAGAAGCCTTAGCAGCAGGTTTACCTGTAATTGTTACCCCTGGCGTAGCATTAGCTTCTGTCATAAAAAAACATCAGCTTGGTTATGTAACTGAGTTGGATGAAGATAAAATAGCATCTGCTATCCAAAGCTTACTTAGCGATCAAAATGTGGTAAAACAGATGAGCGATCGCGCTCGTCAACTTATCCTAGAAGAATATACTTGGGAGCAGATTGCAGGTAAACTAATTGCAGTTTATAGCGCGATTATTAACAAACAGCAAATCATTTAA
- the asnB gene encoding asparagine synthase (glutamine-hydrolyzing), whose protein sequence is MCGIAGILTESDYQDSLPNLIERMQGALQHRGPDDRGIYISGDRQIALAHTRLSILDLSPAGHQPMSTADGRFWITFNGEIYNFRELRSNLIAQGENFLSQTDTEVILKLYQRLGVDCVQHLRGMFAFAIWDDLEKTCFIARDHLGIKPLYYWQSNSTLVFASELRTVLASSLPSINLSSSGLYGYLVSGSVPEPDTLIEGIHCLEAGHYLYWKAGNLTQQRYWQINFTSENISPAEAKEKVRAALIDSIQHHFISDVPVGVFLSGGIDSTAVVALASQTQTEQLRTYSIAFEENEWNEGEIAQKVANTFDTEHTEYKITASLGRELLTKFLDSIDQPSIDGFNTFCVSQITRQHGTKVALSGLGGDELFGGYKSFQQVPRMVRLHQQLQAIKPITFGIGKGLEYWGKSAKLKRLGDFLQQKPNSVSAYRSFRGIFSHSEACAIAQALTCQFASRYLKTDTVLPTRQNLSQFEPQPSIEDEVSLLEISCYMRNQLLRDSDVMSMAWGLEVRVPLVDKGLLEAISSIPSDIRLASGKQLLVQAVPELPSWIVNRPKKGFFFPYQQWLDQEWRDYFPEINLDKNIPLQPWYRRWNLAILQHWLEKVSR, encoded by the coding sequence ATGTGTGGAATTGCTGGGATATTAACTGAGAGTGATTATCAAGATTCTCTACCAAATTTGATTGAGAGAATGCAAGGTGCTTTGCAGCATCGAGGGCCAGATGATCGGGGGATATATATATCAGGCGATCGCCAAATTGCTTTGGCACATACCCGTCTTTCTATTCTGGATCTTAGTCCAGCAGGACATCAACCCATGTCTACGGCTGATGGGCGTTTTTGGATTACTTTTAATGGTGAAATTTATAATTTTAGAGAGTTAAGAAGTAATTTAATTGCCCAAGGAGAAAACTTTTTATCTCAAACTGATACTGAGGTAATTCTAAAACTTTATCAGCGCCTTGGTGTTGATTGTGTACAGCATTTGCGCGGAATGTTTGCTTTTGCTATTTGGGATGATTTAGAAAAAACTTGCTTTATTGCCCGCGATCATCTCGGAATTAAACCTTTATATTATTGGCAATCCAATTCTACTTTAGTGTTTGCTTCAGAATTACGAACTGTTTTAGCTTCGTCATTGCCTAGTATTAATCTCAGTAGTTCTGGATTATACGGATATTTAGTTAGCGGTTCTGTACCGGAACCAGATACCTTAATTGAAGGGATACATTGTCTAGAAGCAGGTCATTATCTCTACTGGAAAGCGGGGAATTTAACTCAACAGCGTTACTGGCAAATTAACTTTACCTCAGAAAATATTTCTCCTGCGGAAGCTAAAGAAAAAGTCCGCGCTGCTTTAATTGATTCAATTCAACATCATTTTATTAGTGATGTTCCTGTGGGTGTATTTCTTAGTGGCGGAATTGACTCAACCGCAGTGGTGGCGCTAGCTAGTCAAACTCAAACTGAACAACTGCGGACTTATTCGATTGCTTTTGAAGAAAATGAATGGAATGAAGGTGAAATTGCTCAAAAAGTTGCCAATACATTCGATACTGAACATACAGAATATAAAATTACAGCATCATTAGGTCGAGAATTATTAACAAAGTTTTTGGATTCAATTGATCAACCTAGTATTGATGGCTTCAATACTTTCTGTGTTTCTCAAATTACCCGCCAGCATGGTACAAAAGTTGCGCTATCTGGGTTGGGTGGAGATGAATTATTTGGGGGATATAAATCTTTTCAACAAGTACCGCGTATGGTGCGGTTGCATCAACAACTTCAGGCGATTAAACCAATAACTTTTGGTATTGGGAAAGGTTTAGAGTATTGGGGAAAATCAGCTAAGTTGAAACGCTTGGGTGATTTTTTACAGCAAAAGCCTAATTCAGTTAGCGCGTACCGCAGTTTTCGTGGTATTTTTTCGCATAGTGAAGCTTGTGCGATAGCGCAAGCGCTGACTTGTCAGTTCGCATCTCGATACCTCAAGACAGATACAGTTTTACCAACTAGGCAAAACTTGAGTCAATTTGAGCCTCAACCTTCTATAGAAGACGAGGTAAGTCTACTGGAAATTAGCTGCTATATGCGAAATCAACTGCTGCGAGATAGCGATGTTATGAGTATGGCATGGGGTTTAGAGGTGCGCGTCCCTTTGGTAGATAAAGGTTTGCTAGAAGCAATTTCTTCTATTCCAAGCGACATTCGTCTAGCTTCTGGAAAGCAACTATTAGTGCAAGCTGTTCCTGAGTTACCTAGTTGGATTGTTAATCGTCCTAAAAAAGGCTTCTTTTTCCCATATCAACAATGGTTAGATCAAGAATGGCGTGATTATTTTCCTGAAATTAATCTGGATAAAAATATACCCCTCCAGCCTTGGTATCGTCGTTGGAATTTAGCTATTCTGCAACATTGGTTGGAGAAAGTAAGCCGATGA
- a CDS encoding glycosyltransferase family 4 protein — protein MQKIAIITSHPIQYYAPWFRYLRMTANFAIKVFYLWDFGITEQVDSGFLQTIRWDIPLLAGYDYEFVPNVSANPGTHHFWGLQNPTLLERINNYQPDAVLLLSYNYASIYNFIWKWNNKKAPLLFRGDSHRLLKRTGIKEWARRIFISLIYQKFSAFLYVGKANYGYFKEHGVSPEKLFFAPHAVDNERFFASFETAKIDTITWKQELGIPENHGVILFAGKFEDKKRPLDLLQAFLQANLYEVSLLFVGTGHLEKQLRQLSVSHPQIKFASFQNQTLMPRTYAVADLVVLPSYGYEETWGLAINEAMCMSRAVVASTHVGCVQDLIQPYRNGLVFTAGDVSALAATLKEAFSDRERLRKWGEESRKIIDNYSYTQTTEGLKQALKCLS, from the coding sequence ATGCAAAAAATAGCAATTATTACCTCTCATCCAATTCAATATTATGCGCCTTGGTTTCGCTATCTCAGGATGACAGCTAATTTTGCTATAAAAGTTTTTTATCTTTGGGATTTTGGTATTACTGAGCAAGTAGATAGTGGTTTTTTACAAACTATCCGTTGGGATATTCCACTGCTAGCTGGATATGACTATGAGTTTGTACCAAATGTTAGTGCTAATCCAGGGACTCATCACTTTTGGGGCTTGCAAAATCCTACGCTTTTAGAAAGAATTAATAATTATCAACCGGATGCTGTTCTACTTTTAAGTTATAACTACGCCAGTATTTATAATTTTATCTGGAAGTGGAATAATAAAAAAGCTCCTCTGTTGTTTCGAGGTGACTCTCATCGGTTGCTGAAACGTACAGGTATTAAGGAGTGGGCGCGACGAATTTTTATATCATTGATTTATCAAAAATTTTCAGCTTTTCTATATGTAGGTAAAGCTAATTATGGTTATTTTAAAGAGCATGGTGTTTCGCCAGAAAAGTTGTTTTTTGCTCCTCATGCAGTAGATAATGAGCGTTTTTTTGCCTCTTTTGAGACAGCTAAAATTGATACTATTACTTGGAAGCAAGAATTAGGAATTCCAGAAAATCATGGGGTTATTTTATTTGCTGGAAAATTTGAAGATAAAAAACGACCATTAGATTTACTGCAAGCATTTTTGCAAGCAAATCTTTATGAGGTATCGCTACTTTTTGTCGGTACAGGACATTTAGAAAAGCAATTGCGGCAACTTTCAGTAAGTCATCCTCAGATTAAGTTTGCTTCTTTTCAAAATCAAACGCTAATGCCTCGGACTTACGCTGTAGCTGATTTAGTTGTATTACCTAGTTATGGGTATGAGGAAACTTGGGGACTTGCTATTAATGAGGCAATGTGTATGTCTCGTGCTGTGGTTGCTAGTACTCATGTGGGATGTGTACAAGATTTGATTCAACCTTACCGCAATGGGTTGGTATTTACAGCAGGTGATGTGTCGGCGCTTGCTGCTACTCTTAAAGAAGCTTTTTCAGATAGGGAACGATTAAGAAAATGGGGAGAAGAAAGCCGCAAAATTATAGATAATTATAGTTATACTCAGACTACTGAGGGGTTAAAACAAGCTTTAAAATGTTTGAGTTGA